In Desulfovibrio sp. JC010, a genomic segment contains:
- a CDS encoding M99 family carboxypeptidase catalytic domain-containing protein: MRNYTFFEGTQYPLRVTWVFGDEPGPVIMVQGGIQGDELSGFFTAQLLTRCKVRKGSLIIVPRANEPSILRRTRQINVDLNRRFDKEYNSFYEDRLARAIRFLISGAEGFIHLHEGSGFYNPKYVNNLRNPKRYGQSLIIDAAVYKDIRLAEMCERTINKLNGKIRNKSYWFTLFNTKTFAKATQYPEMLKSLTCYALHERGIPAMAVEVSKDIKDLGWKVRQQLRATVYLLREFGLELDVPEFSFPKSHKGQGFEVLINGKPLRGKSIELVRGAPVSTSGKAVVDSGLEPAVAVFASDRPNLNLLTAPRMALSQFPALEVRIDGSRQAKANIRWKGRRTDLPEVNGPVFLCWLNGQPRFISAGGTLQAVEGDQIILEGILGSSKEEILNLKGFVASVMVNSGQDVGHEIIADPSNFMAKYMLQGPDGVSRYRVVRETPGKKRSEFYLAITPRQIKALELQDEDGNPDLVNWADGQIRQISPDFYALKDVWSNGDRNKIQPFVDNIPVSWGEVFNVRPGRETVLTMRHTTTFVPVGRMVFKGTDYLQTKLDQ; this comes from the coding sequence GTGAGGAACTATACCTTCTTTGAAGGTACGCAATATCCCCTGCGGGTTACCTGGGTCTTCGGCGATGAGCCGGGTCCGGTGATTATGGTGCAGGGCGGCATTCAGGGTGATGAGCTTTCCGGTTTTTTCACCGCCCAGCTGCTGACCCGCTGCAAGGTACGCAAAGGGAGCCTGATTATCGTTCCCCGGGCCAATGAGCCTTCCATCCTGCGCCGTACCCGGCAGATCAATGTTGATCTGAACCGCCGTTTCGACAAAGAATACAACAGTTTTTACGAGGACCGCCTTGCACGGGCGATCCGTTTTCTCATTTCCGGTGCCGAAGGATTTATCCATCTTCACGAGGGCAGCGGATTTTACAATCCCAAATACGTGAACAACCTGCGCAATCCCAAGCGTTACGGCCAGTCTTTGATCATTGATGCTGCTGTGTATAAAGACATCCGGCTGGCTGAGATGTGCGAGCGCACCATCAATAAGCTCAATGGTAAAATACGTAATAAATCCTACTGGTTTACCCTGTTCAATACCAAGACTTTCGCCAAGGCCACCCAGTATCCCGAAATGCTCAAATCCCTGACCTGCTATGCCCTGCATGAACGGGGAATTCCGGCCATGGCCGTTGAAGTGAGCAAGGATATTAAAGACCTCGGCTGGAAAGTGCGTCAGCAGCTGCGGGCTACGGTTTACCTGCTGCGGGAGTTCGGCCTTGAGCTGGATGTGCCTGAATTTTCCTTTCCCAAATCCCACAAAGGGCAGGGCTTTGAAGTTCTGATCAACGGCAAGCCGCTGCGCGGCAAGTCCATTGAGCTGGTTCGCGGTGCACCTGTATCCACCTCCGGCAAGGCCGTGGTTGATTCCGGTCTTGAGCCTGCGGTGGCTGTGTTTGCCAGTGACCGTCCCAACCTCAATCTGCTTACCGCTCCGCGCATGGCCCTGTCGCAGTTCCCGGCCCTTGAGGTCCGTATTGACGGCAGCAGGCAGGCCAAAGCGAACATCCGCTGGAAAGGCAGAAGGACGGACCTGCCGGAAGTGAACGGTCCGGTTTTTCTCTGCTGGCTTAACGGTCAGCCCCGCTTCATCAGTGCCGGCGGGACCCTGCAGGCGGTTGAAGGAGACCAGATTATTCTGGAAGGAATCCTCGGCAGCAGCAAGGAAGAAATCCTGAACCTGAAGGGCTTTGTGGCTTCGGTAATGGTCAACAGCGGTCAGGACGTGGGCCACGAGATTATCGCTGATCCTTCCAATTTCATGGCCAAGTATATGCTCCAAGGACCGGACGGTGTCTCCCGCTACCGGGTTGTTCGCGAAACACCCGGCAAAAAGCGTTCAGAATTTTATCTGGCCATTACCCCCCGCCAAATCAAGGCTCTTGAATTGCAGGACGAAGACGGTAATCCTGATCTGGTTAACTGGGCCGATGGGCAAATTCGGCAGATCAGTCCTGATTTCTATGCCTTGAAAGATGTCTGGAGCAACGGAGATCGTAATAAAATTCAGCCTTTTGTTGATAATATTCCGGTTTCATGGGGTGAAGTTTTTAATGTGCGCCCCGGCAGGGAAACAGTCCTGACCATGCGTCATACCACCACTTTTGTTCCGGTGGGCCGGATGGTTTTCAAAGGGACGGATTATCTACAGACCAAGCTGGACCAGTAA
- a CDS encoding NADH-quinone oxidoreductase subunit L, whose protein sequence is MLPMMLVLAILLPLVAAVGCYFLRVSAIRSLIVLGTGVVLAAVSLALLGQGSFTYSPGTIVGISWDSLVTLADFALLFVMLYYAFKLKNQLIKILVILQIVPLAAFELFFVDHAVETPAIFADSLSLIMVAVISIIGSLICFFAIPYMKEHEEHMHLVKSRQPQFFFFLVLFLGAMNGLVLSNNILWLYFFFEVTTFCSFMLIGHDQTQIAVKNATRALLMNALGGVAFVFGMIWAYAETGSLDLQVIIQAGPMGGLMLAPLGLLCLAGFTKAAQVPFQSWLLGAMVAPTPVSALLHSSTMVKAGVYIVLRLAPAYAGTFLSQGIALCGAFTFLACAAIAISQSNGKKILAYSTISNLGLIICCAGLNTSWAITAAIILIIFHAASKALLFLCVGTIEHGIGSRDIEDMHGLYLKMPRTAVITIVGVMTMLLPPFGVLLGKWMAIESASGDMFVITMLALGSAVSLVFWARWAGILLTAPLRDKVPAESQSVLTRLTLTVLAGIAVVLSFFSPVIYTKLIEPMVGKSFEITAGVFTSPMGVFAVYPLFIILAAAFIYSWIETKKSASDKTSQTYMCGANVPEAGVQSFIGPMNGPVELKASNYYMKEFFGEEKLTLWVNFVALALIVLMLGGAL, encoded by the coding sequence ATGTTGCCCATGATGTTAGTTCTGGCCATCTTGTTGCCCTTGGTGGCTGCTGTCGGCTGCTATTTCCTGCGCGTGAGCGCGATCAGATCCCTGATCGTTCTCGGCACAGGCGTAGTTCTTGCCGCGGTTTCCCTTGCCCTGCTCGGTCAAGGGTCTTTTACCTATTCTCCAGGTACAATTGTAGGAATCAGCTGGGATTCCCTCGTAACCCTGGCGGATTTTGCCCTGCTTTTCGTAATGCTTTATTACGCGTTCAAACTTAAAAACCAGTTGATCAAGATCCTTGTTATCTTACAGATCGTCCCGCTGGCAGCGTTTGAACTGTTCTTCGTCGACCATGCAGTCGAGACTCCCGCTATCTTTGCGGACAGCCTCTCCCTGATCATGGTTGCCGTCATCTCTATCATCGGTTCGCTGATCTGTTTCTTCGCGATCCCGTACATGAAAGAGCATGAAGAACACATGCATCTGGTAAAATCCCGTCAGCCGCAGTTCTTTTTCTTCCTCGTTCTGTTCCTCGGAGCAATGAACGGGCTGGTCCTTTCCAACAACATTCTCTGGCTCTACTTCTTCTTCGAAGTGACCACTTTCTGTTCTTTCATGCTCATCGGGCATGACCAGACCCAGATTGCGGTCAAGAACGCCACCCGCGCCCTGCTCATGAACGCACTGGGCGGTGTGGCTTTCGTCTTCGGTATGATCTGGGCCTACGCTGAAACCGGCTCCCTTGACCTTCAGGTCATCATTCAGGCCGGTCCCATGGGCGGCCTTATGCTTGCTCCTCTGGGTCTGCTCTGTCTCGCAGGTTTCACCAAAGCCGCTCAGGTTCCTTTCCAGAGCTGGCTGCTTGGAGCGATGGTTGCGCCGACTCCGGTCTCCGCACTGCTTCACTCCTCCACCATGGTTAAGGCCGGTGTATACATTGTACTGAGACTTGCTCCCGCTTACGCAGGAACCTTCCTCAGTCAGGGTATCGCCCTCTGTGGTGCCTTTACCTTCCTTGCCTGTGCTGCCATTGCGATCAGCCAGAGCAACGGCAAGAAAATCCTTGCCTACTCAACTATCAGTAACCTCGGCCTGATTATCTGCTGTGCCGGCCTGAACACCAGTTGGGCCATCACTGCGGCAATCATCCTGATTATCTTCCACGCAGCCTCCAAGGCCCTGCTCTTCCTGTGCGTCGGCACAATCGAGCACGGCATCGGCAGCCGCGACATCGAAGACATGCACGGCCTGTATCTCAAGATGCCCCGCACTGCGGTTATCACCATCGTGGGCGTCATGACCATGCTGCTGCCCCCCTTCGGCGTTCTGCTCGGTAAGTGGATGGCAATCGAATCCGCATCCGGCGACATGTTCGTCATCACCATGCTCGCTCTCGGTAGTGCAGTATCTCTGGTCTTCTGGGCCAGATGGGCAGGTATCCTGCTGACCGCACCGCTGCGCGACAAGGTTCCTGCGGAATCCCAGAGTGTGCTGACAAGACTTACCCTGACTGTCCTTGCCGGTATCGCAGTGGTTCTGTCTTTCTTCTCACCTGTCATCTACACCAAGCTCATTGAGCCTATGGTCGGCAAATCCTTTGAAATCACAGCTGGCGTATTCACATCACCCATGGGTGTTTTTGCTGTCTACCCGCTTTTCATCATCCTTGCCGCCGCGTTCATCTACTCATGGATTGAGACCAAGAAGTCCGCAAGCGATAAGACTTCCCAGACTTACATGTGTGGTGCCAACGTTCCCGAAGCCGGCGTTCAGTCCTTCATCGGACCCATGAACGGCCCTGTAGAACTCAAGGCAAGCAACTACTACATGAAAGAGTTCTTCGGTGAAGAAAAACTCACCCTGTGGGTCAACTTCGTTGCTCTTGCTCTCATCGTTCTTATGCTGGGAGGGGCTCTGTAA
- a CDS encoding FmdB family zinc ribbon protein has translation MPIYEYQCHECQQIFEEWQTSFEDKELECPVCGGVATKVLSHSSFVLKGGGWYSSGYCKTDSAAGKTGNSSPAGSGTSASTSSESSTKSSDSASS, from the coding sequence ATGCCGATTTATGAATACCAATGTCATGAATGTCAGCAGATATTTGAAGAGTGGCAGACAAGCTTTGAGGATAAAGAACTGGAATGTCCGGTCTGCGGTGGTGTAGCCACCAAGGTCCTTTCCCATTCCTCTTTCGTGCTCAAGGGCGGAGGCTGGTATTCTTCTGGGTACTGTAAAACCGACTCGGCGGCCGGGAAAACCGGCAACTCCAGTCCGGCGGGAAGCGGTACCAGTGCATCCACTTCCTCGGAATCTTCTACAAAGAGTTCCGACAGCGCATCCAGTTAG
- a CDS encoding NADH-quinone oxidoreductase subunit C: MIENQIDVTLESLVGEVSKMKSDGQRLVTFSCTDIGEGKADIIYHFDKNEVLTNIRLTADMDKPVPSVSGVYFAALLIENELQDQFDIKFDGLVLDFGRKLYLDDEVTIIPMCNNTKAMKPKK, from the coding sequence GTGATTGAAAATCAAATAGATGTAACTCTGGAAAGCCTGGTAGGCGAAGTATCCAAAATGAAGAGCGACGGGCAGCGCCTGGTCACCTTCTCCTGCACCGATATAGGTGAAGGCAAAGCGGATATCATCTACCACTTTGATAAAAACGAAGTACTTACCAACATCAGACTGACTGCGGACATGGATAAACCCGTGCCCTCCGTCAGCGGAGTATACTTCGCAGCACTGCTCATCGAAAACGAATTACAGGACCAGTTCGACATCAAGTTCGACGGTCTGGTACTCGATTTCGGCCGCAAGCTGTACCTTGACGACGAAGTGACCATCATCCCCATGTGTAACAACACAAAGGCGATGAAACCTAAGAAATAA
- a CDS encoding C40 family peptidase — translation MRIWGVEKNRFLRLVFFLCAAVLISGCGKKVIGPSSAGTVSSGSTAVKRSVVRVARAQIGKPYKWGGASPKEGFDCSGLVWWVYRRHGIDVPRVSWQQKNAGKPVHRSRIQAGDIVLFRIPGGGKSLHTGIYSGNGHSFIHSPKSGHHVREESMEKNYWRKYYIGARRVIK, via the coding sequence ATGAGAATATGGGGAGTTGAAAAAAACAGGTTTTTGCGGCTGGTATTTTTTCTATGTGCGGCGGTTTTGATTTCCGGGTGCGGAAAGAAGGTCATCGGGCCTTCTTCTGCCGGGACCGTGTCATCGGGATCGACTGCGGTGAAGCGTTCGGTGGTCAGGGTTGCGCGAGCCCAGATCGGTAAGCCTTATAAATGGGGTGGTGCGTCCCCCAAAGAAGGTTTTGACTGCTCCGGGCTGGTCTGGTGGGTGTACCGTCGCCACGGCATAGATGTGCCGCGGGTTTCATGGCAGCAGAAAAATGCCGGAAAGCCCGTGCATAGAAGCCGTATTCAGGCCGGTGATATAGTTTTGTTCAGAATCCCGGGCGGAGGAAAGAGTCTGCATACGGGGATATATTCCGGAAACGGGCACTCTTTCATTCATAGTCCCAAGAGCGGGCACCATGTGCGTGAAGAGTCCATGGAAAAGAATTACTGGCGCAAATATTATATAGGCGCGCGCAGGGTTATTAAGTGA
- the purB gene encoding adenylosuccinate lyase yields MIERYTRPAMGELWTLENRFRVWLEVEIAVCEAWHKLGRIPAEDMEIIREKADFELDRILEIEEKTKHDVIAFLTAVEEKVGPSSRFIHLGCTSSDIVDTANGVMLSRAGKMILDDLDEFLEALKEMAHANMGRMCMGRTHGIHAEPTSFGLKMAGFYAEFSRHRERIADALKSVSVGKISGAVGTYAMLDPEVERITCELLGLGVDPISTQIVQRDRHADFFTALGMLGGGIERLGVELRHLQRTEVLEVEEGFSKGQKGSSAMPHKKNPISAENLCGLSRLLRTNGLVTMENMPLWHERDISHSSVERVIMPDSTILADYILGRMTGVIKRLKINGDNMDRNLMASYGLFYSQRVLIALLETGLERQKAYEMVQKVAMRCWENKVSFPDEVRKDETINSHLDAGALDEAFDMGYYTRYEEMIFKRVFGE; encoded by the coding sequence ATGATTGAAAGATATACCCGTCCCGCAATGGGTGAACTGTGGACTCTGGAAAACCGTTTCAGAGTGTGGCTTGAAGTTGAAATCGCCGTCTGCGAAGCATGGCACAAGCTGGGCCGTATCCCCGCCGAAGACATGGAGATCATCCGTGAAAAGGCTGATTTCGAACTGGATCGCATCCTTGAAATCGAGGAAAAGACCAAGCACGACGTTATTGCTTTCCTGACCGCTGTTGAAGAAAAGGTCGGTCCGTCCTCCCGCTTCATCCACCTCGGCTGCACTTCTTCCGACATTGTGGACACTGCCAACGGCGTAATGCTTAGCCGTGCGGGTAAGATGATTCTGGACGACCTTGATGAATTTCTGGAAGCCCTCAAGGAAATGGCTCACGCCAACATGGGGCGCATGTGCATGGGCCGTACTCACGGAATCCACGCCGAACCCACCAGCTTCGGTCTGAAAATGGCAGGCTTCTATGCTGAATTCTCCCGTCATCGTGAGCGTATCGCCGATGCTTTGAAGAGCGTCAGCGTGGGTAAAATTTCCGGTGCGGTCGGCACCTACGCCATGCTTGATCCCGAAGTGGAACGCATCACCTGTGAGTTGCTCGGTCTTGGAGTGGACCCCATCTCCACCCAGATTGTGCAGCGTGACCGTCACGCGGATTTCTTTACCGCACTGGGAATGCTCGGCGGCGGCATCGAGCGTCTCGGAGTTGAGCTGCGCCACCTGCAGCGTACCGAGGTCCTGGAAGTGGAAGAAGGTTTCAGCAAGGGCCAGAAAGGTTCTTCGGCCATGCCTCATAAAAAGAACCCCATTTCTGCGGAAAACCTTTGCGGTCTTTCCCGCCTGCTGCGTACCAACGGTCTTGTCACCATGGAAAACATGCCGCTCTGGCATGAGCGCGACATCAGCCATTCTTCCGTGGAAAGGGTCATCATGCCTGACTCCACTATCCTTGCCGACTACATTCTCGGCCGTATGACCGGGGTCATCAAAAGACTGAAGATCAACGGCGACAACATGGATCGCAATCTCATGGCTTCCTACGGCCTGTTCTACTCCCAGCGTGTTCTCATCGCGCTGCTGGAGACGGGACTTGAGCGTCAGAAGGCTTATGAAATGGTTCAGAAAGTGGCTATGCGTTGCTGGGAAAACAAGGTTTCCTTCCCTGATGAAGTCCGCAAGGATGAAACCATCAATTCCCATCTTGATGCAGGTGCTCTGGATGAAGCCTTTGATATGGGCTACTACACCCGCTATGAAGAGATGATTTTCAAAAGAGTATTCGGAGAATAG
- a CDS encoding NADH-quinone oxidoreductase subunit B family protein: protein MFKKFIGNSRAKSPWIMHFDCGSCNGCDIEVLACLTPLYDVERFGVVNVGNPKHADVLLVTGTVNHRNAKVLRNIYDQMPDPKGVIAIGACGLSGGVFRECYNVLGGIDKVIPVDVYVPGCPAKPEAIIDGVVAALAKFEGLKG, encoded by the coding sequence ATGTTCAAGAAATTCATTGGAAATTCACGCGCCAAGTCTCCGTGGATCATGCATTTTGACTGCGGAAGCTGCAACGGCTGCGATATCGAAGTTCTGGCATGCCTGACACCGCTGTACGACGTTGAACGTTTCGGTGTTGTCAACGTGGGTAACCCCAAGCACGCCGATGTCCTTCTGGTTACCGGAACCGTCAACCACAGAAACGCAAAAGTACTGCGCAACATCTACGATCAGATGCCTGATCCCAAAGGTGTTATCGCCATCGGTGCCTGCGGTCTGTCCGGCGGTGTGTTCCGCGAGTGCTACAACGTTCTCGGCGGGATCGATAAAGTAATCCCGGTTGATGTTTACGTCCCCGGTTGCCCGGCAAAACCCGAAGCAATCATCGACGGCGTGGTCGCAGCCCTTGCCAAGTTTGAAGGCCTTAAAGGCTAA
- a CDS encoding sugar phosphate isomerase/epimerase — protein sequence MKPEFETCYVNLPLRYIYNSPEYLDFFIENSIQPELGLDCLGDECLSMDWLVSIRDRLLEAGLKCTVHLPFLDLKPSSLNPAIRNASIETLLTAFELAKFFAPQRMVMHPSFTSWLEPPLFERAYANCVEGILRLSNSWPDHPPLCLENTYEFTPDAIARLATDLNRDNIGICFDLGHWYSFSKGSEHDDFDLWFDSFAPHIKHLHLHDNHGSKDEHLALGQGSMNWDYIISRISELDPLPTITLEPHNQDDFIMTYAYFREHVAKKLF from the coding sequence ATGAAGCCTGAATTTGAAACCTGCTACGTTAATCTGCCTCTGCGTTATATTTACAATTCTCCGGAGTATCTGGATTTTTTTATTGAAAATTCCATCCAGCCCGAACTTGGCCTTGATTGTCTGGGCGATGAATGCTTGAGCATGGACTGGCTGGTCTCCATCAGGGACCGCCTCCTTGAAGCAGGGCTCAAGTGTACCGTGCATCTTCCCTTTCTGGATCTTAAGCCGTCCAGCCTTAATCCGGCCATCCGCAACGCATCCATCGAGACTCTGCTCACAGCATTTGAACTGGCGAAATTTTTCGCTCCGCAACGTATGGTCATGCATCCTTCCTTTACCTCATGGCTGGAGCCGCCTCTTTTTGAGCGGGCTTATGCCAATTGTGTGGAAGGAATTCTGCGCTTGAGTAATTCATGGCCGGACCATCCGCCGCTCTGCCTTGAGAACACCTATGAATTCACTCCGGACGCCATTGCCCGGCTGGCAACAGACCTGAACCGGGACAACATCGGCATCTGCTTTGATCTGGGGCACTGGTATTCTTTTTCCAAAGGTTCGGAGCATGATGATTTTGATCTCTGGTTCGACTCCTTTGCGCCGCACATCAAGCATCTGCATTTGCATGATAACCATGGCAGCAAGGACGAGCACCTCGCCTTAGGGCAGGGCAGTATGAATTGGGATTACATCATTTCCCGCATCAGCGAGCTTGATCCCCTGCCGACCATTACCCTTGAGCCGCATAATCAGGACGATTTTATCATGACCTATGCTTATTTTCGGGAACACGTGGCGAAGAAATTGTTTTAG
- a CDS encoding L,D-transpeptidase family protein, with the protein MMDVFKFFTAVCILLAGFASSAYAQGWEPVIEPTPLVPDYILAVDKNSQKLHLLVHKSPLHAEASFTCATGQAAGDKNVEGDLKTPEGVYFTTGKRTGLKDFELYGEMAFPLDFPNPVDRIKGKTGYGIWIHGRGKDLVPMDTKGCVALVNTDMDYLDENINPGAPVVIGEKVGWNDSGDAQAAESVELEKLVRKWAADWEARDNDFFAAYDPALFAKSERRSFKAFENRKKRIFSRAGWIDIEIYNLHALRGPDYWVTWFDQYYRSGRLSSSSAKRLYWQKVDGKWKIVGREYGPSISSLGDRYLETKKAGVEAFIDGWKKSWLSADLDNYISLYDSHARQGRRKGVSSIRKNKQSIWKEHSPSSLEFGKVSLREHPQGLEAVFRQEYSDSSGYSDKGLKKLVLRPEQDGWLIVDEQWRKL; encoded by the coding sequence ATGATGGATGTTTTTAAGTTTTTTACGGCAGTATGTATTCTGCTGGCAGGTTTTGCCTCCTCTGCGTATGCTCAGGGCTGGGAACCTGTAATTGAGCCGACCCCGCTGGTTCCCGATTATATTCTCGCCGTTGATAAGAATTCCCAGAAGTTGCATCTGCTGGTCCACAAAAGTCCTCTGCACGCTGAAGCCAGCTTTACCTGTGCCACCGGGCAGGCCGCAGGCGACAAGAATGTTGAAGGTGATCTGAAAACCCCTGAAGGTGTATACTTTACCACCGGCAAAAGGACCGGGCTCAAGGATTTTGAGCTTTACGGAGAGATGGCTTTTCCTCTTGATTTCCCCAACCCTGTTGACCGCATTAAGGGTAAGACCGGGTACGGTATCTGGATCCATGGCCGGGGCAAGGATCTTGTGCCCATGGACACCAAAGGGTGCGTGGCTCTGGTCAATACCGATATGGATTATCTTGATGAGAATATCAATCCCGGCGCGCCTGTGGTCATCGGTGAAAAGGTGGGCTGGAATGACAGCGGGGACGCACAAGCCGCTGAATCCGTCGAGCTTGAAAAACTGGTCCGCAAGTGGGCAGCCGACTGGGAAGCCCGTGATAATGATTTTTTTGCAGCCTATGATCCTGCTCTTTTCGCCAAATCCGAAAGACGTTCTTTCAAGGCTTTCGAGAATAGAAAAAAACGGATTTTTTCCCGTGCCGGGTGGATTGATATAGAAATTTACAACCTGCACGCACTGCGCGGACCGGACTACTGGGTGACCTGGTTTGACCAGTATTACCGCTCCGGAAGGCTGTCCTCTTCTTCCGCCAAGAGACTGTACTGGCAGAAGGTTGATGGAAAATGGAAGATCGTAGGCCGCGAATACGGCCCCTCCATTTCTTCCCTGGGGGACAGGTATCTTGAGACGAAGAAGGCTGGCGTGGAAGCGTTTATCGACGGCTGGAAAAAAAGCTGGCTTTCCGCTGACCTTGATAATTATATTTCCCTGTACGATTCCCATGCGAGGCAAGGACGCAGAAAAGGTGTTTCTTCCATCAGGAAGAATAAGCAGTCTATCTGGAAAGAACACAGTCCTTCTTCTCTTGAGTTCGGCAAAGTTTCACTGCGGGAGCATCCGCAGGGGCTGGAAGCCGTTTTCAGGCAGGAATATTCGGATTCTTCCGGATACAGCGACAAGGGGCTGAAGAAACTGGTTCTCCGTCCGGAGCAGGACGGTTGGCTGATTGTTGACGAACAATGGAGAAAGCTCTGA
- a CDS encoding complex I subunit 1 family protein gives MKTIILIILGIVIAPILGGLIAGLDRRLTARLQSRFGPPILQPFYDVAKLFGKDKVVSNFWQVFCSWVYLIAAALSVGLLFAGSDLLLIFFVQAIGAVFLVMGGLSTPSPYSQVGSQRELIQVLTYEPLLILVFASIFMVTGSFRIDEIIAYEQPLLVQLPLMFVVLGYALTIKLRKSPFDFSTSHHGHQELVKGMLTEFSGPYLGIIEIGHWYETIFILGICALFWHTSLVGCVLLIASTYFAELIIDNTMARMTWRWMLKYVWSIGLAMSFVNLIWLYAG, from the coding sequence ATGAAAACTATCATCCTTATTATACTCGGCATCGTCATTGCTCCGATTCTGGGCGGCCTTATTGCCGGTCTGGACAGACGCCTCACCGCGCGTCTCCAGTCCCGCTTCGGTCCTCCGATTCTGCAGCCCTTCTACGATGTTGCAAAACTGTTCGGTAAAGACAAAGTTGTCAGCAACTTCTGGCAGGTTTTCTGTTCATGGGTTTACCTCATCGCAGCAGCCCTGTCCGTAGGCCTCCTCTTTGCCGGAAGCGACCTGCTCCTGATCTTCTTTGTTCAGGCTATCGGTGCTGTCTTCCTGGTCATGGGCGGTCTTTCAACTCCGTCCCCTTACAGCCAGGTCGGTTCACAGCGTGAACTGATTCAGGTCCTGACCTACGAACCGCTCCTCATCCTCGTTTTCGCATCCATCTTCATGGTAACCGGAAGCTTCAGAATTGATGAGATCATTGCTTACGAGCAGCCCCTGCTGGTGCAGTTGCCGCTCATGTTCGTAGTGCTTGGTTATGCTCTGACCATCAAGCTCAGAAAATCACCCTTTGACTTCTCCACCTCCCACCACGGGCACCAGGAGCTGGTCAAAGGTATGCTCACCGAGTTCTCCGGTCCTTACCTCGGCATCATTGAGATCGGCCACTGGTACGAGACCATCTTCATTCTCGGTATCTGCGCCCTCTTCTGGCACACCAGCCTGGTGGGTTGCGTACTCCTGATCGCTTCTACCTACTTTGCAGAGCTGATCATTGATAACACTATGGCGCGCATGACCTGGCGCTGGATGCTCAAGTACGTCTGGAGCATCGGTCTGGCCATGTCTTTCGTCAACCTCATCTGGCTGTACGCAGGTTAA